A window of Chitinophagales bacterium contains these coding sequences:
- the asnB gene encoding asparagine synthase (glutamine-hydrolyzing): protein MCGIAGFIDFKKETGKDVLVRMTDALTHRGPDDAGYDIISTPDATIGLGQRRLSILDLSPLGHQPMYFEHLCIDFNGEVYNFKEIRKELEEKGYSFNSWSDTEVILKGYHCWGTGILEKMTGMFALVIHDKVKNEVVFIRDRAGVKPLYYYLDNDVLLFSSELKSFSQYPSFQRNISRESLALYLQYSYIPAPYTIFEKTHKLLPGHLLRLNLATRQTQLEKYWDVYDYYNRPTLKISDQEAIQETDRLLKKGYDYRMVADVPVGVFLSGGYDSSSVAAILQHDRTEKLKTFTIGFEEKEFNEAPEAKKIAQYLGTDHTELYITHKEAATVLPLLPEIYDEPFADNSTVPTVLVSKLARETVKVALSADGGDEIFGGYNKFKQAIKYTSYPVALQSVLSNFMQTIPPDRIPYFNKKYNFTTRYEKMKLIWKHHNPSKAVKYISQYITQSEVEGFLSKDFHNLDTFFDSGSLLTKNQEQVNNLLAVDYKTFLVDNNLVKVDRATMAVGLEGREPMLDHHIIEFLAQLPSDMKIRDGVTKWLLKEIVHKYIPKELMDRPKRPFIAPLMVWFKDDLKQQLMTYLSEEALLKTGLFNPGPIVELRDRYLRGEKVNYQKLWQLLVFQLWYNRWIAPL from the coding sequence ATGTGCGGAATAGCAGGATTTATCGATTTTAAAAAGGAGACTGGAAAAGATGTTCTGGTCCGGATGACCGATGCCCTCACACACCGGGGACCGGATGATGCGGGCTATGATATCATCTCCACCCCCGATGCCACCATAGGCCTCGGGCAACGAAGACTTTCAATTCTTGATCTCTCTCCACTCGGGCACCAACCCATGTACTTTGAGCATTTATGCATCGATTTCAATGGGGAGGTTTATAATTTCAAAGAGATCCGGAAAGAATTAGAGGAAAAAGGATACAGCTTTAATTCCTGGTCAGATACAGAGGTCATCCTGAAAGGATACCATTGCTGGGGAACAGGCATTTTGGAAAAAATGACAGGAATGTTCGCCCTGGTCATTCATGATAAGGTAAAAAATGAAGTGGTTTTTATCCGTGACCGCGCTGGTGTAAAGCCTCTTTATTATTATCTGGATAATGATGTATTGCTCTTTAGTTCGGAATTAAAGAGTTTCTCCCAGTACCCTTCCTTTCAACGGAACATTAGCCGGGAAAGCCTGGCCCTATACCTGCAATACAGCTATATCCCTGCCCCTTATACCATTTTTGAAAAGACACATAAACTACTTCCCGGGCATTTACTAAGGTTGAACCTGGCAACACGTCAAACACAGCTGGAAAAATATTGGGACGTGTATGACTACTACAACCGACCTACCTTAAAGATCTCTGATCAGGAAGCCATTCAGGAAACCGACCGGCTTTTAAAAAAAGGGTATGATTACCGTATGGTAGCCGATGTACCTGTTGGTGTGTTTTTGAGTGGTGGGTATGACAGTTCTTCCGTTGCTGCCATCCTGCAGCATGACCGCACAGAGAAGCTAAAGACCTTTACCATTGGATTTGAAGAAAAAGAATTCAATGAAGCACCGGAAGCCAAGAAAATTGCACAGTACCTGGGTACTGATCATACGGAACTCTATATTACCCATAAGGAAGCGGCAACTGTTCTCCCGCTATTGCCAGAGATCTACGACGAACCATTTGCCGATAATTCCACCGTGCCAACCGTATTGGTCAGTAAACTGGCCAGGGAAACCGTAAAAGTAGCGTTGAGTGCGGATGGTGGAGACGAGATTTTTGGAGGATACAACAAATTCAAACAGGCCATTAAATACACTTCGTATCCCGTGGCCCTGCAATCGGTGCTGAGCAATTTCATGCAGACCATTCCCCCTGACCGTATCCCCTATTTCAACAAAAAATACAATTTTACCACCCGTTACGAAAAGATGAAACTGATCTGGAAGCACCACAATCCTTCCAAAGCAGTTAAATATATCAGCCAATACATTACTCAATCGGAAGTGGAAGGTTTTTTGTCAAAAGACTTTCACAATCTGGATACTTTCTTTGATTCCGGAAGTCTTCTGACAAAGAACCAGGAACAAGTAAACAACCTGTTGGCGGTAGATTATAAAACCTTTCTGGTAGACAATAATTTGGTGAAGGTCGACAGGGCCACGATGGCCGTTGGCCTGGAAGGCAGGGAACCGATGCTCGATCATCATATCATCGAATTCCTTGCCCAGTTACCCTCTGACATGAAGATTCGTGACGGGGTGACAAAATGGTTGCTCAAGGAAATCGTACATAAGTATATTCCCAAGGAACTGATGGACCGTCCCAAGCGGCCTTTTATCGCTCCGTTGATGGTTTGGTTCAAGGATGATCTCAAACAACAATTGATGACCTATCTGAGTGAAGAGGCGTTATTGAAGACCGGTTTGTTTAATCCCGGTCCAATTGTTGAATTGCGCGACCGATACTTGCGTGGAGAAAAGGTAAATTATCAAAAACTGTGGCAATTGCTGGTTTTCCAATTATGGTATAACCGGTGGATCGCCCCGCTATAA
- a CDS encoding glycosyltransferase family 2 protein — protein MTNTNPLVSIVTLTWNTTPVTCEFLHSLNRENTYKNVEVIVVDNGSKEDPTATFKEIYPDVKVILNGKNLGFTGGNNVGIRAAKGEFLFIVNNDTEFTPGLIEGLLEIFDQFPDAGMASPKFHYFFHKGTIEYAGYEAVNIFTGRNGMIGCQEKDNGQYDTIKETNYAHGAGMMVPRKVIDEVGPLPEQFFIYYEELDWCSHIRRKGYKIYYQPKSLFYHKESMTTGKSSPFKTFYHTRNRILFMKRNVSFLQFLVFCAYFTFLTVPKNTAQFILKKQWHHLRSFWKGIGWHFNKSISFN, from the coding sequence ATGACAAACACTAATCCCTTAGTGTCAATAGTTACACTTACGTGGAACACAACACCCGTAACCTGCGAATTCCTTCACTCCCTGAACAGGGAAAATACCTACAAAAACGTTGAGGTGATCGTGGTGGACAATGGCTCCAAAGAGGATCCTACAGCCACATTCAAAGAAATTTACCCCGATGTAAAAGTCATTTTAAATGGGAAGAACCTTGGCTTTACCGGAGGCAATAATGTGGGTATCCGGGCTGCAAAAGGCGAATTTCTCTTTATTGTCAATAATGATACAGAATTTACCCCCGGACTGATTGAAGGGCTGCTGGAAATATTTGATCAATTCCCCGATGCCGGCATGGCCAGTCCAAAATTTCATTACTTCTTTCATAAAGGAACCATTGAATATGCCGGCTATGAAGCTGTAAATATCTTCACCGGCAGAAATGGCATGATCGGTTGCCAGGAAAAGGACAACGGTCAATACGATACCATTAAAGAAACCAATTATGCACATGGCGCCGGTATGATGGTCCCCCGAAAAGTGATCGATGAAGTTGGCCCCCTGCCCGAACAGTTCTTTATTTACTACGAAGAACTCGATTGGTGTTCGCATATCAGAAGAAAAGGATACAAGATCTATTATCAGCCCAAATCCCTCTTCTATCACAAGGAGTCAATGACAACAGGTAAATCAAGCCCGTTTAAAACATTTTACCATACCCGGAACAGGATCCTTTTTATGAAGAGAAATGTTTCCTTCCTGCAATTCCTGGTGTTTTGTGCCTATTTCACTTTCCTGACTGTACCAAAGAACACAGCGCAATTCATTCTTAAAAAGCAATGGCATCACCTGCGTTCCTTCTGGAAAGGCATTGGTTGGCATTTTAATAAATCAATCTCCTTTAATTGA
- a CDS encoding sugar transferase, with translation MKSLTTILPDPVSKHGHPEMDSGSEMRLFHIHFHKSANAKHNGYMADSYISARTRLLRLMENDSQLPEAIIINFPFRENEFSSFCTWLKSHYKLSFIPVVYNKEFLNAVQFDMLQRMKLVDDITEVSETQAFLDKVKFLSKVGKYRMEKAASNITIDNQVLITKVGNGFNYLVKRAVDILIASLLILFLLPVFILIAIAIRVESRGPVFYTAQRAGKGFKVFNFYKFRTMIMDADKKLAEMKQMNQYLNNGAGASFFKIKNDPRITKVGCFLRNTSLDELPQFFNVLKGDMSIVGNRPLPLYEASTLTTNEWSERFMAPAGITGLWQVKKRGQEDMSAEDRISLDIDYARKNNLISDLKIMAVTPKALFQKTNV, from the coding sequence ATGAAATCATTGACTACCATATTGCCTGACCCCGTCAGCAAGCATGGCCATCCCGAAATGGATAGCGGAAGTGAAATGCGATTATTCCACATCCATTTCCATAAATCGGCCAACGCCAAACACAACGGCTATATGGCTGACAGCTACATTTCCGCCAGGACCCGCTTACTTCGGTTGATGGAGAACGATAGCCAACTTCCTGAGGCCATCATTATCAATTTCCCCTTTCGGGAGAATGAATTCAGCAGTTTTTGCACCTGGCTAAAGAGCCATTATAAGCTGTCGTTTATTCCTGTTGTTTACAATAAAGAATTTCTGAATGCCGTCCAGTTCGATATGCTTCAACGCATGAAACTGGTGGACGATATCACCGAGGTATCCGAAACCCAGGCTTTTCTGGATAAGGTGAAATTTCTCAGCAAGGTGGGTAAATATCGGATGGAAAAAGCCGCTTCGAATATTACCATCGATAACCAGGTCCTGATAACAAAAGTAGGAAATGGCTTTAACTACCTGGTGAAAAGGGCTGTGGATATATTGATCGCCTCCCTGCTCATCCTCTTCCTCCTGCCGGTATTCATCCTGATCGCGATCGCTATCCGGGTGGAAAGCCGTGGTCCCGTTTTCTATACCGCACAGCGGGCTGGAAAAGGATTCAAGGTTTTCAATTTTTACAAGTTCCGCACCATGATTATGGATGCCGACAAAAAATTGGCAGAAATGAAGCAAATGAACCAGTACCTGAACAATGGTGCCGGTGCAAGTTTCTTCAAGATCAAAAATGACCCCCGCATCACCAAGGTTGGGTGTTTTCTGCGAAACACAAGCCTTGATGAACTTCCACAATTTTTCAATGTACTGAAAGGCGATATGTCCATCGTGGGTAACCGCCCCCTTCCCCTCTACGAAGCCTCAACACTTACTACCAATGAATGGTCGGAAAGGTTTATGGCCCCTGCTGGTATCACCGGATTGTGGCAGGTGAAAAAGAGAGGCCAGGAAGATATGTCTGCAGAAGACCGGATATCCCTGGATATCGACTATGCCCGGAAGAACAACCTGATCTCCGACCTGAAGATCATGGCAGTGACTCCCAAGGCATTATTTCAGAAAACGAATGTGTAA
- a CDS encoding response regulator — translation MKRKVLIIEKSEAISFLLRTVLQKQYRIVSDRNCISGMASLQMGATDAIILSVDDIQDINYDFLRHVRSSYLFLSIPVFVVTNNHSPEFRAHLKNLGVTEVLLKPFDPLYLQKRVQEAIQESEFAFSNVSLNFSNVEMGSLKVSI, via the coding sequence ATGAAACGAAAAGTATTGATAATTGAGAAGAGTGAGGCAATTTCATTCTTGCTAAGAACTGTACTGCAAAAACAATACCGGATCGTATCCGATCGGAATTGTATCAGCGGAATGGCCAGTCTTCAAATGGGCGCAACTGACGCCATCATTCTATCCGTAGATGATATTCAAGACATTAACTATGATTTTCTCCGTCATGTAAGAAGCAGTTATTTGTTTCTTTCCATTCCGGTTTTCGTAGTTACCAACAATCATTCGCCCGAATTTCGGGCTCACCTGAAAAACCTGGGGGTCACCGAAGTATTACTGAAACCCTTTGATCCGCTTTATTTACAGAAGCGTGTTCAGGAAGCGATCCAGGAATCCGAATTCGCCTTCAGTAATGTTTCCCTCAATTTCAGCAATGTTGAAATGGGGTCCCTTAAAGTAAGTATCTGA
- a CDS encoding glycosyltransferase: protein MMLLIILFYFCLFIVFYAYVGYGILLWFLIKLRKLFGGGNTQIAELPEPAPGASLVVPCFNEADFLEEKIRNCYALDYPADRLEILFITDGSTDHSGDILKNHPRIRHMHSPERRGKIAAMHRAVGEVKHDLVIFCDANTSLNPEAIRNIIRHYSDPKVGGVAGEKQVISRDGTNKAGSGEGFYWKYESFLKKLDSAFYTVVGAAGELFSFRKELYERPDEGTILDDFILSLRVCMKGYRVVYEPAAIASEAPSFSLADERKRKIRISAGGFQSVVMLSGLLNIFKYGKASFQYISHRVLRWVVCPFLLPVILVLNIILALKTTSPLFDVLLIAQVLFYGLAVLVSIVKVRIPIIKLLLIPYYFVFMNLSLYQGFLRYLRGNQSVLWEKAKRGV from the coding sequence ATGATGCTATTAATTATTCTTTTTTATTTCTGTCTGTTCATTGTCTTTTATGCCTATGTCGGATACGGGATATTGCTCTGGTTCCTGATAAAGTTGAGGAAGCTGTTTGGTGGAGGTAATACGCAGATCGCGGAATTACCTGAGCCTGCACCCGGTGCCTCCCTCGTGGTTCCCTGTTTTAATGAGGCAGATTTTCTGGAAGAAAAGATCAGGAATTGCTATGCGCTGGATTACCCGGCCGACAGGCTGGAGATATTGTTCATAACGGATGGCTCAACCGACCATTCCGGCGATATCTTAAAGAACCATCCCCGTATCAGGCACATGCATTCTCCCGAAAGAAGGGGTAAGATCGCGGCCATGCACCGGGCTGTTGGGGAAGTAAAGCATGACCTTGTCATATTTTGTGATGCAAATACAAGCCTGAACCCCGAGGCCATCCGAAACATCATCCGACATTATTCAGATCCTAAGGTAGGTGGAGTGGCTGGGGAGAAACAGGTTATTTCCCGGGACGGTACCAATAAAGCAGGATCGGGAGAAGGATTTTACTGGAAGTATGAATCATTTCTTAAAAAACTCGATTCAGCTTTTTATACGGTAGTTGGCGCAGCCGGTGAATTGTTCTCTTTTCGAAAGGAATTGTATGAAAGACCGGACGAAGGCACCATCCTGGATGATTTTATTCTTTCCTTACGTGTATGCATGAAGGGTTATCGGGTGGTCTACGAGCCTGCCGCCATTGCCTCCGAAGCACCGTCTTTTTCATTGGCAGACGAGCGAAAACGAAAGATCCGGATCAGTGCCGGAGGTTTTCAGTCGGTTGTGATGTTGTCCGGCCTGTTGAATATATTTAAGTATGGTAAAGCTTCCTTTCAGTACATTTCGCACAGGGTATTGCGCTGGGTGGTATGCCCGTTTCTGCTTCCGGTTATACTCGTATTGAACATTATTCTGGCACTAAAAACCACCTCTCCCCTTTTTGATGTTCTTTTGATAGCCCAGGTCCTTTTTTATGGACTGGCTGTGCTGGTAAGTATCGTAAAAGTACGTATCCCGATTATTAAGTTATTGTTGATTCCTTACTACTTTGTCTTCATGAACCTCTCCTTATACCAGGGATTTTTAAGGTATTTACGTGGAAATCAGTCTGTTTTGTGGGAAAAGGCCAAAAGAGGGGTTTAA